From a region of the Candidatus Methylomirabilota bacterium genome:
- a CDS encoding HNH endonuclease, which translates to ARGGHKGWDNIVTCCISCNRRKGDATPEEIGFHLVRKPRRPAALPYLTLTVGLHRAPESWRDYLYWDLAWERG; encoded by the coding sequence CGCGCGCGGTGGCCACAAGGGCTGGGACAACATCGTGACGTGCTGCATCTCCTGCAACCGCCGGAAGGGCGATGCCACTCCCGAGGAGATCGGCTTCCATCTCGTCCGCAAGCCGCGCCGGCCGGCCGCCCTGCCCTACCTTACCCTCACCGTCGGCCTTCACCGCGCGCCCGAAAGCTGGCGGGATTACCTGTACTGGGACCTCGCCTGGGAACGCGGCTGA
- a CDS encoding DUF4388 domain-containing protein, whose product MGLSGNLRTMDLPEILQWIASGRKTGTLHLERRSVEKRIFFQGGVIHTSWSNDPRESLGQFLIRERLVTEEQLFRALLKQETEGQLIGSILIAEGILSEHDLRRSLQAKAEETIYDLFLWPEGKFEFKDGEVQPNVTVFIDVDVTGVIMEGVRRVDEWQRIKEVLPSMSVTFKAMSGHALPDDPVEREALRMASLDKSMAEIGMELRRSEFETACAMYELHQRGLVKVDKVGREAAAAADLVGTIKDLLSVANQRLTERRYDAALRAYEEVLSIDRLNQNAKKGLIAVVDSRSKDRALRTVPLDKVPVMLMDMITLTRQNIDPQEGFVLSRVNGEWDVRSILKLCPMSEEDALLIFARLLERKVIALN is encoded by the coding sequence ATGGGCCTCAGCGGCAACCTCCGGACGATGGATCTCCCCGAGATCCTTCAGTGGATCGCTTCGGGACGGAAGACGGGTACGCTCCATCTCGAGCGGCGCTCGGTCGAGAAGCGGATCTTCTTCCAGGGCGGGGTGATCCACACGTCGTGGTCCAACGACCCCCGCGAGTCGCTTGGGCAGTTCCTGATCCGGGAGCGCCTGGTCACCGAGGAGCAGCTCTTCCGAGCGTTGCTCAAGCAGGAGACCGAGGGCCAGCTCATCGGCTCGATCCTCATCGCGGAAGGCATCCTGTCGGAGCACGATCTCCGACGGAGCCTGCAGGCCAAGGCCGAAGAAACGATCTACGACCTCTTTCTCTGGCCGGAGGGCAAGTTCGAGTTCAAGGACGGCGAGGTGCAACCCAACGTGACCGTCTTCATCGACGTGGACGTGACCGGGGTGATCATGGAGGGCGTGCGGCGGGTCGACGAGTGGCAGCGCATCAAGGAGGTCCTGCCCTCCATGAGCGTCACCTTCAAGGCGATGAGCGGCCACGCTCTCCCCGACGATCCGGTGGAGCGCGAGGCGCTCAGGATGGCCTCCCTCGACAAGAGCATGGCCGAGATCGGCATGGAGCTGCGCCGGTCGGAGTTCGAGACGGCCTGCGCGATGTACGAGCTCCACCAGCGGGGTCTCGTGAAGGTGGACAAGGTCGGCCGGGAGGCGGCGGCCGCCGCCGACCTGGTGGGCACGATCAAGGACCTCCTGAGCGTGGCCAACCAGCGGCTGACCGAGCGGCGCTATGACGCCGCGCTGCGCGCCTATGAAGAAGTGCTGTCCATCGACCGCCTGAACCAGAACGCCAAGAAGGGCCTCATCGCGGTCGTGGATTCGCGCAGCAAGGACCGCGCGCTGCGCACCGTGCCCCTCGACAAGGTGCCGGTGATGCTCATGGACATGATCACCCTCACCCGGCAGAACATCGACCCCCAGGAAGGCTTCGTCCTCTCCCGTGTGAACGGCGAATGGGACGTGCGCTCGATCCTCAAGCTGTGCCCGATGTCCGAGGAGGACGCGCTGCTGATCTTCGCCCGCCTGCTCGAGCGCAAAGTCATCGCGCTTAACTGA